In candidate division KSB1 bacterium, the following are encoded in one genomic region:
- a CDS encoding ADP-ribosylation factor-like protein, translated as MFVNWALQEVNLKIVYYGPGLSGKTTNLEYIYRKIDPSLRGDLITLKTREERTLYFDFLQLEVGRIKGMKPKFNLYTIPGQVYYSHSRRIILRGVDGVVFVADSQADRLTENLDSLMDLEQNLIANGQSLDNFPWVLQYNKRDLPRILPVSELNAKLNFHATPAVEAVAYRGVGVLETLKAAIQSVVGNVQKVI; from the coding sequence ATGTTTGTGAATTGGGCTTTGCAGGAAGTCAATCTGAAAATCGTCTATTACGGGCCGGGCCTCAGCGGCAAGACGACCAACCTTGAATATATTTATCGCAAGATCGATCCCTCATTGCGCGGCGATCTCATCACCTTGAAAACACGCGAGGAGCGCACGCTGTATTTCGATTTTTTGCAGCTCGAAGTCGGCCGCATCAAAGGCATGAAGCCCAAATTCAACCTCTATACGATTCCGGGCCAGGTGTATTATTCGCACAGCCGCAGAATTATTTTGCGCGGGGTCGATGGCGTGGTTTTCGTCGCGGATTCGCAAGCCGACCGCTTGACGGAAAATCTCGATTCGCTCATGGATCTCGAACAGAATCTCATCGCCAACGGCCAATCGCTCGACAATTTTCCCTGGGTGCTGCAATATAACAAGCGCGATTTGCCGAGAATTTTGCCGGTGAGCGAATTAAACGCCAAGTTGAATTTTCATGCCACCCCTGCCGTCGAAGCTGTTGCCTACCGTGGCGTCGGCGTTTTGGAAACCCTCAAGGCTGCCATTCAAAGCGTCGTTGGAAACGTTCAAAAAGTCATTTAA
- a CDS encoding roadblock/LC7 domain-containing protein: MLQLAEKSTDQFMLSTETFNKVNEILQELVTSTRSDFALFCDANGNPITHHGKQHVVNLSGLSALAAGNFAATAEMARVIGEKEGFKFIFQEGERRNFYLCNVGFNFLLAIIFDKAVALGLVRIFANKAVEKLKGVLDKAAQAEEKASDFIDSEFGLLLGKELDKSFSL; the protein is encoded by the coding sequence ATGCTTCAGTTAGCCGAAAAGTCGACCGATCAGTTCATGCTGTCGACTGAAACGTTCAACAAAGTCAACGAAATTTTACAGGAGCTGGTCACCAGCACCCGTTCGGATTTTGCGCTGTTTTGCGACGCCAACGGCAATCCAATCACGCATCACGGCAAGCAGCACGTCGTCAACCTCTCCGGGTTGTCGGCGCTGGCGGCGGGAAATTTTGCCGCCACGGCCGAGATGGCGCGCGTGATCGGCGAGAAAGAGGGGTTCAAATTTATTTTTCAGGAAGGCGAACGCCGCAATTTTTATCTGTGCAATGTCGGCTTCAATTTTTTGCTGGCGATTATTTTCGACAAGGCCGTGGCGCTCGGCCTGGTGCGTATCTTTGCCAACAAAGCGGTGGAGAAGTTGAAAGGCGTGCTCGACAAAGCCGCCCAGGCCGAGGAAAAAGCTTCGGATTTTATCGATTCGGAGTTCGGTTTGTTGCTGGGCAAAGAACTCGACAAATCATTCAGCCTTTAA
- a CDS encoding metallophosphatase family protein has translation MRYGLISDIHGNLEALEAVLADLQKESVDEILCLGDVIGYGPNPNECVKLIQQHAAVCLIGNHDEASLGRVDLDLFNYMARQAIEWTTEQLTEESKEFLLSLPYTKSYGNFMIVHASPDEPRRWNYILNLNDAAQGFDAFTEQMCFIGHSHTPWVIPLPLDGRMRVMHDYPLAIKDDCRYLINIGSVGQPRDRNPNAAFGILDTAPMRYTLKRVPYEVTKTQNKIRSTGVLPAFLADRLATGQ, from the coding sequence ATGCGGTATGGTTTAATCTCAGATATTCACGGCAATCTCGAAGCTTTGGAAGCCGTGCTCGCCGACTTGCAAAAAGAATCGGTTGATGAAATTCTTTGTCTTGGCGATGTCATTGGCTATGGGCCGAATCCCAACGAATGCGTCAAACTCATTCAGCAGCATGCCGCCGTTTGCCTGATCGGCAATCATGACGAAGCCTCGCTGGGCCGCGTCGATCTCGATCTCTTCAATTATATGGCGCGGCAGGCGATCGAATGGACAACCGAACAGCTTACCGAAGAATCCAAGGAGTTTTTGCTGTCGTTGCCATATACCAAGAGTTACGGCAATTTCATGATTGTGCATGCTTCACCGGACGAGCCGCGACGTTGGAATTACATTCTCAATCTCAACGACGCGGCGCAAGGATTCGACGCCTTCACGGAGCAGATGTGTTTCATCGGCCATTCGCACACGCCATGGGTGATTCCCCTGCCGTTGGATGGACGGATGCGGGTCATGCATGATTATCCACTCGCAATCAAGGACGATTGTCGGTATTTGATCAATATTGGCAGCGTCGGCCAGCCGCGCGACCGCAATCCGAACGCGGCCTTTGGTATTTTGGACACCGCGCCGATGCGCTATACGCTGAAACGCGTGCCGTACGAGGTGACCAAGACACAAAACAAGATTCGCTCGACCGGCGTCTTGCCGGCATTTTTGGCGGATCGTTTGGCGACCGGACAATGA
- the priA gene encoding primosomal protein N', producing the protein MLLPFAEIHFALPLSRGYTYRVPDSLDMLAQAGCRALAPLGKRVATGFIVRRTNKIDFAPEKLRDILDVLDSTPLFDASRLELAQWIADYYLCGLGEVLRTMLPPGLEKESHQYVRLARAPSEEEMARLENRAPRQAEIVRALMGKEGYKVRYLAKHLQYEGVRSSLQQLMQAGWVEISQQIQEANAQTQKRFFVEITTAGRLALENENKKEANKEKGGKEADKNGKPVGRKLTAKQFEGLQLLAKRGAMLRAFFLKRSGLGGPSLQSLIQREFVRLLEREVDRNPYFFASHSQAATTDKSEMPAIMLNAEQAEAVRRVSAALTQKAFEVFLLHGITGSGKTQVYIETIRHALAQGQAAIMLVPEISLTPQAVARFQANFGNLIAVLHSHMSAGERYDAWRRVHRGEARVVIGARSAVFAPVKNLGLIVVDEEHEGSYKQADPAPRYHARDVAIVRAKMSRAVVLLGSATPSIESYTNAQRGKYTLLELPNRIDNVPLPTVRILDMMTWRKTAPDREGIFSRILLEKIGEKLAKQEQIILLQNRRGFAPLIRCLNCGFVRYCDACNIPMTYHKRGNLLRCHYCNAYERAPDVCPQCKGRDIIFKGIGTQKVELALKELFPQARVVRMDLDTTRGKLAHDRILREFGEHKYDILLGTQMIAKGLDFHKVTLVGVVSADTGLLRPDFRAGERTFQLLTQVAGRAGRRNLPGEVIVQTYSPDDVCMVCAREHDFKNFYAHEVRERQALRFPPFSRLALVQFRHRDNERIRGIAQDFAALLKKIGGPFRVFGPAPSPLERIQNEFRWQVLIKNDMEKDPSAHQTRATLHRVAQFFHKANHNRRVRMIVDVDPMSML; encoded by the coding sequence ATGTTACTCCCCTTCGCTGAAATTCATTTTGCCCTGCCTCTTTCCCGCGGTTATACTTACCGCGTGCCGGATAGTCTCGACATGCTGGCGCAAGCCGGCTGTCGCGCGCTGGCGCCGCTCGGCAAGCGTGTTGCCACCGGTTTCATCGTTCGCCGGACAAATAAGATCGATTTTGCGCCGGAAAAGCTGCGGGATATTTTGGATGTCCTTGATTCGACGCCGCTTTTCGATGCCTCGCGGTTGGAGCTGGCGCAATGGATCGCGGATTATTATCTTTGCGGCCTCGGGGAGGTGCTGCGCACCATGTTGCCACCGGGTTTGGAAAAAGAAAGCCATCAATACGTCCGGCTCGCCCGCGCGCCTTCGGAAGAAGAAATGGCGCGATTGGAAAACCGCGCGCCGCGACAAGCTGAAATCGTTCGCGCCTTGATGGGCAAGGAAGGCTATAAAGTCCGATATCTCGCGAAACATTTGCAATACGAAGGTGTTCGCAGCAGCCTGCAACAATTGATGCAGGCCGGCTGGGTCGAAATCAGCCAGCAAATACAGGAAGCCAATGCGCAAACGCAGAAAAGATTTTTTGTGGAAATTACCACAGCCGGCCGGCTCGCACTCGAAAATGAAAATAAAAAAGAGGCAAACAAAGAAAAAGGGGGAAAAGAAGCTGATAAAAACGGCAAGCCTGTCGGCAGAAAATTGACGGCGAAACAATTCGAAGGATTACAGCTTCTTGCCAAACGCGGTGCAATGCTGCGCGCGTTTTTTTTGAAACGCAGCGGCCTCGGCGGGCCTTCTTTGCAATCCTTAATACAACGGGAATTTGTGCGGCTTCTCGAGCGAGAGGTGGATCGCAATCCTTATTTTTTTGCATCCCACAGCCAGGCGGCGACGACCGACAAATCCGAAATGCCCGCCATCATGTTGAATGCGGAGCAGGCCGAGGCGGTGCGGCGTGTGAGCGCGGCGCTGACGCAAAAAGCCTTCGAGGTTTTTTTGCTGCACGGCATCACCGGCAGCGGCAAGACGCAGGTTTATATCGAAACGATTCGCCATGCCCTGGCGCAAGGCCAAGCCGCCATCATGCTGGTGCCGGAGATTTCGCTGACCCCGCAAGCCGTGGCGCGCTTTCAAGCGAATTTCGGCAATCTCATTGCGGTTTTACACAGCCACATGAGCGCCGGCGAGCGTTACGATGCCTGGCGCCGGGTGCATCGCGGCGAAGCGCGGGTGGTGATCGGCGCGCGTTCGGCGGTTTTCGCACCAGTGAAAAATCTCGGACTGATCGTGGTGGACGAAGAACACGAGGGCAGCTACAAACAAGCCGATCCGGCGCCGCGCTATCATGCCCGCGACGTGGCCATCGTGCGCGCGAAAATGAGCCGGGCCGTTGTTCTTCTCGGCTCGGCGACGCCGTCGATTGAATCCTACACGAATGCGCAGCGCGGCAAGTACACTTTACTCGAACTGCCCAATCGCATCGACAACGTGCCGCTGCCGACTGTTCGCATTCTTGATATGATGACGTGGCGCAAAACCGCACCGGATCGCGAAGGAATTTTTTCGCGCATCCTCCTTGAAAAAATCGGCGAGAAACTCGCGAAGCAGGAGCAGATCATTTTACTGCAAAACCGCCGCGGTTTTGCGCCGTTGATTCGATGCCTCAACTGCGGTTTCGTGCGCTATTGCGATGCCTGCAATATTCCGATGACATACCATAAGCGGGGCAATCTCTTGCGCTGCCATTATTGCAACGCCTACGAGCGTGCGCCGGACGTCTGTCCGCAATGCAAAGGCCGGGATATTATTTTCAAAGGCATCGGCACCCAAAAAGTCGAGCTGGCGCTGAAAGAGCTTTTTCCGCAGGCGCGGGTGGTGCGCATGGATCTCGACACCACGCGCGGCAAGCTGGCTCACGACCGTATTCTGCGCGAATTTGGTGAGCACAAATACGACATTCTGCTCGGAACACAGATGATCGCCAAGGGTTTGGATTTTCACAAAGTGACGCTCGTCGGCGTGGTGTCGGCGGACACCGGTTTGCTGCGGCCGGATTTTCGTGCCGGCGAGCGGACGTTTCAATTGCTCACGCAAGTGGCCGGGCGCGCTGGTCGCCGAAATCTCCCGGGCGAAGTTATCGTGCAAACGTATTCTCCCGACGACGTGTGCATGGTTTGCGCGCGTGAGCACGACTTTAAAAATTTTTATGCACATGAAGTGCGTGAACGCCAGGCGCTGCGGTTTCCACCGTTCAGCCGCCTCGCGCTCGTGCAGTTTCGGCACCGCGACAACGAGCGCATTCGCGGCATTGCGCAGGATTTTGCCGCTTTGTTGAAAAAAATCGGTGGGCCTTTTCGCGTCTTCGGCCCGGCGCCGTCGCCGCTGGAGCGCATTCAAAATGAATTTCGCTGGCAGGTATTGATCAAAAACGACATGGAAAAAGATCCCTCGGCGCACCAAACGCGCGCCACGCTCCACCGCGTCGCGCAATTCTTTCACAAAGCCAATCACAATCGCCGGGTCAGAATGATCGTTGACGTCGATCCGATGAGCATGTTATAG
- a CDS encoding phosphoribosyltransferase family protein — protein sequence MFAKLARFANDVIGLIYPSKCLICGETQTSSLTHLLCENCLAEIASQPLPAAETITETRGELPGGELDEVHAGWFYDTTMQIIIHAFKYRRRPSLSRVLGNMLAQRLHDDLTPKISRAVLVPVPLHRRRGRHRGFNQSILLAQTVAQAWNMTVLPRGLERTRFTKPQAKLDAAARLENVKDAFALASKSNLQGLTVLLVDDVLTTGATMNACAAVLKSAGATRVIGLALAKAGQAWRRNQIY from the coding sequence GTGTTCGCAAAATTAGCCCGATTTGCCAACGACGTAATCGGGCTGATCTACCCATCGAAATGTTTGATTTGCGGTGAAACCCAAACCTCGTCTCTCACCCATTTGCTTTGCGAAAATTGCCTGGCCGAAATCGCCTCGCAGCCCTTGCCGGCTGCTGAAACGATCACCGAAACCCGCGGCGAGCTGCCCGGCGGCGAGTTGGACGAAGTTCACGCCGGATGGTTTTATGACACGACGATGCAAATTATCATTCACGCCTTCAAGTATCGCCGCCGGCCTTCGTTGAGCCGGGTTTTGGGCAACATGCTGGCGCAGCGCCTGCATGATGATCTCACGCCAAAAATTTCTCGAGCCGTGCTCGTGCCGGTGCCGCTGCATCGCCGGCGCGGGCGCCACCGCGGTTTCAATCAAAGCATCCTTTTGGCGCAAACCGTTGCCCAGGCGTGGAACATGACCGTCCTGCCACGTGGCTTGGAGCGCACGCGGTTCACAAAGCCGCAAGCCAAACTCGACGCCGCCGCCCGTTTGGAAAATGTCAAAGATGCCTTTGCCTTGGCATCAAAATCCAACCTGCAAGGTCTCACCGTTTTACTCGTTGATGACGTGTTAACCACTGGCGCGACGATGAACGCCTGCGCCGCTGTTCTAAAATCCGCCGGCGCGACTCGCGTCATCGGCCTGGCGCTGGCGAAGGCGGGGCAGGCTTGGAGACGAAATCAAATATATTAG
- a CDS encoding glutamine synthetase III: MSKYSSHRHDVLAAAKSWSVRGTPQQFTADINSIFGEHTFNMEVMRDKLPKEVFQSLLATIDKGQPLDPKLADVVALAMKEWAVEHGATHFTHWFQPLTGLTAEKHDSFVTPNVGGGAVAKFSGKDLIQGEPDASSFPSGGIRATFEARGYTAWDPTSPAFIMKNHHGATLCIPTAFASWTGEALDHKTPLLRSMEALNQQALRALRLFDGLHANVHKVYTTVGSEQEYFLIDEEFFYRRPDLVTTGRTLFGAKPPRGQELEDHYFGSIPERVLAYMTDVEYQLYRLGVPVKTRHNEVAPGQYEIAPIFENSNIAADHQQIMMQIMKNTARKYGLVCLLHEKPFAGINGSGKHNNWSMSTDTGMNLLDPGETPHDNMQFLFFCAAVIKAVDEYQDLLRASVASAANDHRLGANEAPPAIISIFLGEQLTDIFNQIEKGKPESSKSKDLLGLGTPVLPHLPRHAGDRNRTSPFAFTGNKFEFRAVGASQSISFPNTVLNTIVAAAIDELTSAVEANLKAKMPFEQALHAVLKDVISKHKRIIFNGDGYTEEWQREAERRGLFNLRNTLEAVERLHDPKNMKLFEKYRVLNERELEARAEIFFDQYFKTVNIEAETSAMMAQTMILPAAIRYLHELATTVNAVKQGGVQPAGVVQTLSEVSNLVDEFKLVLDRLLEVNAELGGDTVHEKAYHMRDNVLPAMNAVRAIAAKLEKVLPDDYWPLPVYSEMLFVK, from the coding sequence ATGTCCAAATATTCTTCACATCGTCACGATGTGTTGGCGGCGGCCAAAAGCTGGTCGGTGCGTGGCACGCCCCAACAGTTCACCGCCGATATCAACTCGATCTTCGGTGAACACACCTTCAATATGGAAGTAATGCGCGATAAGCTTCCCAAAGAAGTTTTTCAATCATTGCTGGCCACTATCGACAAAGGACAGCCGCTCGACCCCAAACTCGCTGACGTCGTGGCGTTGGCGATGAAAGAATGGGCGGTCGAACACGGGGCGACGCATTTCACGCATTGGTTTCAGCCGTTGACCGGGCTCACTGCCGAGAAGCACGACAGCTTCGTCACGCCTAATGTTGGCGGCGGCGCGGTGGCCAAATTCTCCGGCAAGGATTTGATTCAGGGCGAGCCGGATGCGTCATCGTTTCCGAGCGGAGGTATTCGCGCCACGTTCGAGGCGCGCGGCTATACGGCGTGGGATCCGACTTCGCCGGCGTTCATCATGAAGAATCATCATGGCGCGACGCTGTGCATTCCGACGGCGTTCGCTTCGTGGACCGGCGAGGCGCTCGACCACAAGACGCCACTGCTGCGTTCGATGGAGGCGCTCAATCAGCAGGCGCTGCGGGCATTGCGGCTGTTCGACGGGCTGCATGCGAACGTGCATAAAGTCTATACGACCGTCGGCTCGGAGCAGGAGTATTTTCTCATCGATGAGGAATTTTTCTACCGCCGTCCGGATTTGGTGACGACCGGCCGGACGCTGTTTGGTGCGAAGCCACCGCGCGGCCAGGAACTGGAGGATCATTACTTCGGCTCGATACCGGAGCGCGTGCTGGCCTACATGACGGACGTCGAATACCAGCTTTATCGCCTCGGTGTGCCGGTGAAAACGCGGCACAACGAGGTGGCGCCGGGGCAGTACGAGATCGCGCCGATTTTTGAGAACAGCAATATCGCGGCGGATCATCAGCAAATCATGATGCAAATCATGAAAAACACCGCGCGCAAATACGGTCTGGTTTGCCTGTTGCACGAAAAACCGTTTGCCGGCATCAACGGCAGCGGCAAGCACAACAACTGGTCGATGTCCACGGACACTGGCATGAATCTGCTCGATCCGGGTGAGACGCCGCACGACAACATGCAATTTCTCTTTTTCTGTGCCGCGGTGATCAAGGCGGTGGACGAATATCAGGATTTGCTGCGCGCCAGCGTGGCCTCGGCGGCGAACGATCACCGCCTCGGCGCCAACGAAGCGCCGCCGGCGATTATCTCGATTTTCCTCGGCGAGCAATTGACCGATATTTTCAATCAAATCGAAAAGGGCAAACCGGAGAGCAGCAAGTCGAAGGACCTGCTCGGTCTCGGCACGCCGGTGCTGCCGCATCTGCCGCGCCACGCCGGCGACCGCAACCGCACCTCGCCGTTCGCCTTCACCGGCAACAAATTCGAATTCCGCGCCGTCGGCGCCAGCCAGTCAATCTCATTTCCGAACACGGTGCTCAACACGATTGTCGCGGCGGCGATCGATGAGTTGACGAGCGCGGTCGAAGCGAATTTAAAAGCGAAAATGCCTTTCGAGCAAGCCTTGCACGCGGTTTTGAAGGACGTCATCAGCAAACACAAGCGCATCATCTTCAACGGCGACGGCTACACCGAAGAATGGCAAAGGGAAGCCGAGCGCCGCGGCTTGTTCAATTTGCGCAACACGCTGGAGGCGGTGGAGCGCTTGCACGACCCGAAGAATATGAAGCTGTTCGAGAAATACCGCGTGCTCAACGAGCGCGAGCTGGAAGCGCGCGCGGAGATCTTTTTCGACCAGTATTTCAAAACGGTCAACATCGAGGCCGAAACCTCGGCAATGATGGCGCAAACGATGATCTTGCCGGCAGCGATTCGTTATTTGCACGAACTGGCGACAACGGTCAATGCCGTCAAGCAGGGCGGCGTGCAGCCGGCGGGCGTGGTGCAAACATTGAGCGAGGTGAGCAACCTGGTCGATGAATTTAAATTGGTGCTTGACCGTTTGTTGGAAGTGAATGCCGAACTCGGTGGCGACACGGTGCACGAGAAAGCCTATCACATGCGCGACAACGTTCTGCCAGCGATGAACGCGGTCCGAGCCATCGCGGCAAAATTGGAAAAAGTGCTGCCGGACGATTATTGGCCGCTGCCGGTGTATAGTGAGATGTTGTTTGTCAAATAA
- a CDS encoding RNA polymerase sigma factor RpoD/SigA: protein MAKKRKTTDNRTKQSIEKYLEEIGGYSPLAPEEEVELARQIRKSNARALDKLVKANLRFVISVAKEYQGQGLPLQDLISEGNLGLIKAAQRFDETRGFKFISYAVWWIRQSILQALAEQSRVVRLPLNRVGAINKVGRALEELEKKYGREPSMEEIADKMEMTAYEVADVLKTSARHLSLDEPFKEDEGNSLLDVLESDRYAPPDDTLMQESLQVEIDKVLSTLKPREAEIIRLYFGLDGDRPLTLEEIGEHFKLTRERVRQIKEKALRRLRHRSRLEPLRKYLG from the coding sequence ATGGCCAAAAAACGTAAAACCACGGACAATCGCACGAAGCAGTCCATCGAAAAGTATCTCGAAGAGATTGGCGGCTATTCGCCGCTGGCGCCCGAAGAGGAAGTCGAGTTGGCGCGCCAGATTCGCAAAAGCAATGCGAGAGCTTTGGACAAGCTGGTGAAAGCCAATCTTCGTTTCGTGATCAGCGTGGCGAAAGAATATCAAGGTCAGGGCCTGCCGCTGCAGGATTTGATCAGCGAGGGCAATTTGGGCTTGATCAAGGCTGCGCAGCGCTTCGACGAAACGCGTGGTTTCAAGTTCATCTCCTACGCCGTGTGGTGGATTCGCCAGTCGATCCTGCAGGCGTTGGCGGAGCAAAGCCGCGTCGTGCGTCTGCCATTGAACCGTGTCGGCGCCATCAACAAAGTTGGCCGTGCGCTCGAAGAGCTGGAGAAAAAGTACGGCCGTGAGCCGAGTATGGAAGAAATCGCTGACAAAATGGAGATGACGGCGTACGAAGTTGCCGATGTGTTGAAAACTTCAGCGCGCCATCTTTCCCTCGACGAGCCATTCAAGGAAGACGAAGGCAACAGCCTGCTCGATGTTCTGGAGAGCGACCGGTACGCGCCGCCCGATGATACGCTGATGCAGGAGTCTCTGCAAGTGGAGATCGACAAGGTACTGTCGACGTTGAAGCCGAGAGAGGCGGAAATCATCCGGCTCTATTTCGGACTTGACGGCGACCGGCCGCTGACGCTCGAAGAAATCGGCGAGCATTTCAAGCTCACACGCGAGCGCGTCCGCCAGATCAAAGAGAAGGCGCTGCGCCGGTTGCGGCATCGTTCGCGCCTGGAGCCGCTGCGCAAGTATCTGGGTTGA
- the rpsU gene encoding 30S ribosomal protein S21 has product MVKVTVGEHESIDRAIMRFKRKCDRARVLRDFKKSTYYIKPSQRRRIRREKAIRRANRIQMQQAE; this is encoded by the coding sequence ATGGTCAAAGTGACGGTTGGAGAGCATGAGTCAATAGACCGCGCTATTATGCGCTTTAAGAGGAAATGTGATCGAGCTCGTGTTTTGCGGGATTTCAAGAAATCCACGTATTATATCAAACCCAGCCAACGCCGTCGCATTCGCAGAGAAAAAGCCATACGGCGCGCCAATCGAATTCAAATGCAGCAAGCAGAGTAA
- a CDS encoding ATP-binding protein, which translates to MPLDSIKIRYRLFTRLLISHMLLVSIPLLITGRVLTNTAQTAIEQTILERNLEFARRSAGTITATLGKAREILRFTAQIPDLTRMGRMGQDLMINNMVAQFTIFKRLSIIDRDGQVISSTAFGNLGLNLGSNGLLPTILQNQPYNSEVYLSPEKLPTMEIAEPIVFRNEVIGALWGEVDLKAIWDVVDSNAIGEHGEAFIFNPAKAGQFIAHSNRRMVLEHRQFEEHDIIDSVAAGRNNHKIYVTRDGVEMIAAYAPIPQEQWGTVIQQPTSEAFAPAKKMQWQIFLLVFVSVLIAALIAAMYTRQIVQPVNSLVSGIERIATGDLRHRIKPMGHDEISRLAKNINMMASRLYEFQRQIKRSERLETLNKLASVLSHEIRNPLNSMVINMQLMRREFNKPQIDAAKLEHYHQILTSEIGRVESLMSNFLLIAKPPKLEKKPQRLSELLDDLIKAELPNALTKGIRVERNYKRSGLVVEVDSQKLYQVFLNIFLNAVQAMPGGGRLLIGLDKVESAASDEDSASPEDAARAVYAAVSFRDTGRGIARSDLGKIFDFYYTTKEQGTGIGLSFAQQIVEEHGGRIQVKSELGKGTEFIVLLPMQK; encoded by the coding sequence ATGCCTCTTGACAGCATAAAAATCCGTTACCGGCTGTTTACCCGCCTGTTGATTTCCCACATGTTGCTCGTTTCAATTCCGCTGCTGATCACCGGACGGGTGTTGACGAACACGGCGCAGACCGCCATCGAGCAAACGATTTTGGAGCGGAACCTCGAATTTGCCCGGCGTTCGGCTGGCACGATCACCGCGACATTGGGCAAGGCGCGCGAAATTTTGCGCTTCACCGCCCAGATTCCCGACCTCACGCGCATGGGGCGGATGGGGCAGGATTTGATGATCAACAACATGGTGGCGCAATTTACCATTTTCAAGCGGCTTTCCATCATCGACCGCGACGGCCAAGTGATCAGCTCGACTGCCTTCGGCAATTTGGGGCTCAACCTGGGAAGCAACGGCCTGTTGCCGACGATTTTGCAGAACCAGCCGTACAATTCCGAAGTTTATCTCTCGCCAGAGAAGTTGCCGACCATGGAAATCGCCGAGCCGATCGTCTTTCGCAACGAAGTCATCGGCGCCTTGTGGGGCGAAGTCGATCTGAAAGCCATTTGGGACGTGGTGGACAGCAATGCCATCGGCGAACATGGCGAGGCGTTCATTTTTAATCCCGCCAAAGCGGGGCAATTTATTGCGCATTCCAACCGGCGAATGGTTTTGGAACACCGGCAGTTTGAGGAGCATGACATCATCGACAGCGTGGCGGCCGGGCGCAATAATCACAAAATTTACGTCACGCGGGACGGCGTGGAAATGATCGCGGCCTACGCACCAATTCCGCAGGAACAGTGGGGGACGGTGATTCAACAGCCGACCAGCGAGGCGTTTGCGCCCGCAAAAAAAATGCAATGGCAAATTTTTCTTTTGGTATTCGTCAGTGTTCTTATCGCTGCGCTCATCGCGGCGATGTACACCCGGCAAATCGTACAGCCGGTCAACAGCCTGGTGTCGGGAATCGAGCGCATTGCCACCGGCGATTTGCGCCATCGCATCAAGCCGATGGGCCACGATGAGATCAGCCGGCTGGCGAAAAACATCAACATGATGGCCAGCCGTTTGTACGAATTTCAGCGCCAGATCAAACGCAGCGAGCGTCTGGAAACCTTGAACAAGCTGGCCTCGGTGTTGTCGCACGAAATTCGCAACCCGCTCAATTCCATGGTCATCAACATGCAGCTCATGCGACGCGAATTCAACAAACCCCAAATCGATGCTGCAAAGCTGGAGCACTATCATCAAATTTTGACTTCGGAAATCGGCCGCGTTGAATCGCTGATGAGCAATTTTCTGCTCATTGCCAAACCACCGAAATTGGAAAAAAAACCGCAGCGCCTGAGCGAGTTGTTGGATGATCTCATCAAAGCCGAGCTGCCGAATGCGTTGACCAAGGGCATTCGGGTTGAGCGTAACTACAAACGCTCCGGTCTCGTCGTCGAAGTCGACAGCCAGAAGCTCTATCAGGTTTTTCTCAATATTTTTTTGAATGCGGTACAGGCCATGCCCGGCGGCGGCCGGCTGCTGATCGGATTGGATAAAGTTGAATCCGCCGCCAGTGATGAGGACAGCGCAAGCCCTGAGGACGCAGCCAGAGCGGTTTACGCTGCTGTGTCGTTTCGAGATACTGGCAGGGGCATTGCCCGCAGCGATCTCGGCAAAATTTTTGACTTTTATTACACCACCAAAGAGCAGGGCACCGGCATCGGTTTGTCTTTTGCGCAACAAATCGTGGAAGAGCACGGCGGCCGGATTCAGGTTAAAAGCGAACTCGGCAAAGGCACTGAGTTCATAGTGCTTTTGCCCATGCAAAAATAA